The following proteins are encoded in a genomic region of Triticum dicoccoides isolate Atlit2015 ecotype Zavitan chromosome 1B, WEW_v2.0, whole genome shotgun sequence:
- the LOC119313455 gene encoding cysteine-rich receptor-like protein kinase 19, whose translation MLRPQGMVGHGLVAVKKLYKTFDNLDENKFHKEVECLMKAKHKNIVRFLGYCAETQGKVADYEGKFVMADTRNWLLCFQYVPNGSLDKYITDASCGLEWRKRYEIIKGICEGLCYLHDMRILHLDLKPANILIDDQMVPKITDFGLSRCLDEEQTRVFTSHLWGSLGYLAPEFFRGQIAFASDIYSLGVIIVEMLTGEKGYPEDEKVVRNWIHRLEEDTQLEQVRVCTEIGIECMELDPKRRPAARHIVDRLDATTSMVETGTGSSSIERPMMPYNCRERTENIFAAEIEETIQNLLTLEDYQCQDKESYAIWGSQEAKQDRKGACILDRRPYYNFTRTGRTVHQSNRDSSRRKQSNSVDIFQSISRKEEPKPILSRCHSW comes from the exons ATGTTGAGGCCGCAGGGGATGGTCGGACATGGGTTGGTTGCTGTGAAGAAGCTTTACAAAACATTTGACAATCTAGATGAGAATAAATTCCACAAGGAGGTTGAATGCTTGATGAAGGCCAAGCACAAGAATATTGTACGCTTTCTAGGATATTGTGCTGAAACACAGGGAAAGGTTGCAGATTACGAGGGAAAGTTTGTCATGGCAGATACACGAAACTGGCTACTATGTTTTCAGTATGTGCCCAATGGGAGTCTTGACAAGTATATTACAG ATGCATCTTGTGGGCTTGAATGGAGGAAACGCTATGAGATAATCAAGGGGATATGTGAGGGCTTATGCTATCTTCATGACATGCGTATTCTTCATTTGGATCTCAAGCCTGCTAATATATTGATAGATGATCAAATGGTACCCAAGATTACCGATTTTGGTCTCTCGAGGTGCCTCGATGAAGAGCAAACACGGGTTTTTACATCACACCTTTGGGGATCACT AGGGTATTTGGCGCCAGAATTCTTTAGAGGACAAATAGCATTCGCGTCAGACATATACAGTCTTGGTGTTATAATTGTGGAGATGCTGACAGGAGAAAAGGGGTATCCAGAAGATGAGAAG GTAGTTCGAAACTGGATACATCGGCTGGAGGAGGACACACAGTTGGAGCAAGTAAGAGTATGTACTGAGATAGGGATAGAATGCATGGAGTTGGACCCAAAGAGAAGACCGGCTGCACGTCATATAGTCGATAGGCTTGATGCAACGACAAGTATGGTCGAAACTGGCACCGGTAGTTCATCAATTGAACGGCCAATGATGCCATATAATTGTCGAGAGAGAACTGAAAATATATTTGCAGCTGAAATAGAAGAAACTATACAAAATCTTCTGACACTTGAAGATTACCAATGCCAAGATAAAGAATCATATGCAATATGGGGATCGCAAGAAGCGAAGCAAGATCGAAAAGGTGCATGCATCTTGGACAGGAGACCATACTACAATTTCACGAGGACAGGGCGTACGGTACATCAGTCAAATAGGGATTCGTCGAGGAGAAAACAATCAAATAGTGTAGATATCTTCCAAAGTATCTCCCGGAAGGAGGAGCCCAAGCCAATATTAAGCAGATGTCATTCTTGGTAA